The DNA region GGCGGCTTGATCGGCCTGGTTGAAGAGGGCGATATCATCGCCATTGATATTCCCGGCAAGACCCTGACCCTGAAAGTGATCGATGACGTGCTGGCCCAGCGCCGGGAAAACTGGCAGCCATTGCCGGTCAAGATCACCACTGGCTACATGGCCCGTTATGCCCGGCTGGTAACTTCCGCCAATACCGGAGCAGTGTTTAAATAACGGTATACGGTGTAGGGTGTACGGTACAAGGTAAAAACCTTAAACCTTAAACCTTAAACCTTATACCTTATACCGTAAACCGTACACCGTAAATTCATGCATACTTATCTCGACTGCTATCCATGCTTCCTGCGCCAGGCACTGGCCTCATTGCGCCTGATAACCGATCAGGAAACAGAGCAAAAACGGGTGCTTGACCAGGTCATGCAGGCCCTGCCCACCCTGCCGCTGGCATATTCTCCTCCCAGGATTGCCAAAACCGTCTACGAAATTGTTGCCAGGGAAACCGGCATTGAAGACCCGTATCAGGAGATTAAAACCGCCTCCAACCGCCAGGCGCTGGCAGCCCTGCCGGAACTGGTAAGAATTATTGCGCAAAAACCAAACCGCTTACGGGCGGCCGCGTCCCTGGCAATTTCCGGCAACCTGATAGACTTTGGGGTTCAGCACGAAGGATTTAAAGTCAGCGAAGGCTTGAACAGCCAAATCCCGGACCATTTTGATCTTGATGATTTTCCCGCTTTTGAACAGCAGTTACCGGGAACCACGAAATTGTTGTATATCGGTGATAACGCCGGAGAAATTGTTGCCGATAAAATTTTTATTTCTCAGATGAAGGCCGCCTATCCCCAGCTTAAAGTGGGATTTGCCGTCCGCGGCACTCCGATCATCAATGATGTAACCATAGTTGATGCCGAGCAGGTGGGGATGGCTGAAGTTGCCGGAATTATCAACAGCGGTTGCCGGGCACCGGCACTGCTGGAAGATGAGATGAGTCCGGAAATGGCTGACTGGTTTTATCATGCCACCATGATTATTGCCAAAGGGCAGGGGAACTATGAAGCTTTAAGCCAAAGTAAGCAGGCCATATTTTTTCTGCTCCAATGCAAATGCCCGGTAGTCGCCGATGATCTGAAAGTAGAAGTGGGAAGCACAATCTTCAAATACCACCGCAGAAAGCAGGGTAAGCTTAAATAACTGCAATGCAATATCTGAAAAAAACATTTTTTTACACTCTGATTTTTCATTTGTTTTTTCTCACGGAGACACAG from Pseudomonadota bacterium includes:
- a CDS encoding dihydroxy-acid dehydratase, translating into GGLIGLVEEGDIIAIDIPGKTLTLKVIDDVLAQRRENWQPLPVKITTGYMARYARLVTSANTGAVFK
- a CDS encoding ARMT1-like domain-containing protein, yielding MHTYLDCYPCFLRQALASLRLITDQETEQKRVLDQVMQALPTLPLAYSPPRIAKTVYEIVARETGIEDPYQEIKTASNRQALAALPELVRIIAQKPNRLRAAASLAISGNLIDFGVQHEGFKVSEGLNSQIPDHFDLDDFPAFEQQLPGTTKLLYIGDNAGEIVADKIFISQMKAAYPQLKVGFAVRGTPIINDVTIVDAEQVGMAEVAGIINSGCRAPALLEDEMSPEMADWFYHATMIIAKGQGNYEALSQSKQAIFFLLQCKCPVVADDLKVEVGSTIFKYHRRKQGKLK